Proteins from a single region of Coregonus clupeaformis isolate EN_2021a chromosome 19, ASM2061545v1, whole genome shotgun sequence:
- the LOC121532174 gene encoding transcription factor Maf-like: protein MSQQPALTGAAQPLWRTAFSSSRMASELAMSNSDLPTSPLAMEYVNDFDLMKFEVKKEPVEPDRSISQCSRLIAGGSLSSTPMSTPCSSVPPSPSFSAPSPGSGSEQKAHLEDFYWMSGYQQQLNPEALGFSPEDAVEALISSSHHLQSFDGYARGQQFAGVAGAGGGMAGEEMGSAAAVVSAVIAAAAAQNGGPHHHHHHHHHTAGHHPSTGVPSNASSAGSHQHMGHLDLDDRFSDDQLVTMSVRELNRQLRGVSKEEVIRLKQKRRTLKNRGYAQSCRYKRVQQRHVLEGEKTQLIQQVDHLKAEISRLARERDAYKDKYEKLITNGFRENGSSSDNTPSSPEFFMTSRKFLHL, encoded by the exons atgtcacagcagcCCGCTTTGACAGGTGCTGCTCAGCCCCTTTGGAGGACTGCTTTCAGCAGCAGCAGGATGGCATCAGAACTGGCAATGAGCAACTCCGACCTGCCCACCAGTCCCCTGGCCATGGAATATGTTAATGACTTCGATCTGATGAAGTTTGAAGTGAAAAAGGAGCCGGTGGAGCCGGATCGCAGCATCAGCCAGTGCAGCCGCCTGATCGCCGGGGGATCCTTGTCTTCCACCCCGATGAGCACGCCTTGCAGCTCGGTTCCCCCTTCCCCAAGCTTTTCGGCGCCCAGCCCAGGCTCCGGGAGCGAGCAGAAGGCTCACCTGGAGGATTTCTACTGGATGAGCGGCTACCAACAGCAGCTGAATCCCGAAGCGCTGGGCTTCAGCCCCGAAGACGCAGTAGAGGCGCTGATCAGCAGCAGCCACCATCTCCAGTCCTTCGATGGCTATGCTAGAGGGCAGCAGTTCGCCGGGGTGGCCGGGGCAGGAGGTGGCATGGCCGGGGAGGAGATGGGCTCAGCAGCCGCTGTGGTATCGGCTGTTATCGCTGCAGCGGCAGCGCAGAATGGAggtccccaccaccatcaccaccaccaccaccacaccgcGGGACACCACCCCTCCACCGGGGTCCCGTCCAACGCCAGCTCGGCGGGTAGCCACCAGCACATGGGACACCTGGACCTGGACGACCGGTTTTCGGACGACCAGCTGGTAACCATGTCAGTACGGGAGCTGAACCGACAACTGCGCGGGGTCAGCAAGGAGGAGGTGATCCGGCTGAAACAGAAGAGGAGGACCCTAAAGAACAGAGGCTATGCCCAGTCCTGCCGCTACAAGCGGGTGCAGCAGAGACATGTTCTGGAGGGCGAGAAGACGCAGCTGATCCAGCAAGTGGACCACCTCAAGGCGGAGATATCGCGGCTGGCCAGGGAGCGGGACGCATACAAGGACAAGTACGAGAAGCTCATCACCAACGGCTTCAGGGAAAACGGATCCAGCAGCGACAACACCCCCTCGTCTCCAGAGTTTTTCAT GACGTCGAGAAAGTTCCTCCATCTGTGA